TTTAAATGTCCTTCcgcaaaatgttttttattgattttcattGTCACAAACCGCATTATGCTTTGCGTGAATCATTCGTCCATCTCTTCCCACTTTACCTCAATAAACCctcaagtaattttatttatttatcaactcaATATTTAAAGACCAcgtttacttaatttttattaacacgAGTTTTATTTACAGGCATTTAATCTCTCTGTATAAATTCACTGCAGACATACGGGGGTGTAGTCCACAGTGAGCCAGAGGGAGCGAGTGAAAGATCTCTGGCGAAACTGAAATAGAAAGAGCCTCGTAAATATTTGAACGACACCACTGGCAGACTACTTACGAAACTTCCGGCATACGACAACAGACCATTAGTCGGAGCTTTTCTACGTTATCTAATGCCATTGAGAATTTAAGAAACGTTTTGCTTACCAACAATACTAAACAACTCACAGACATTTATTGCCGAGTCAAGTTACTGATCGCTGTCAATTCGTGAATCTTTAGACTTACAACAAATTGACATCTGCATTGATATTTCTTATGCTtaactcaatttattttacaaagtatgtctgaatgaaaattttaatgaaataaaaaaaacgataaattccCTGGGGCATATTAAAACCAATAGtcagcgaaataaataaaataaaaaagggtTTGTTAAAGTAGATTTGACAATTAGTGTTGAAGCTGTCAAGTGTTTAGGTATGCATTGGGTTTCGGAGCGTAAATTCTCGTTATTCAGAGCTTCAGAGATGCTGCGGAGATTGTAGGGGTTTTCGGTGGCGGTTGCTCGTGAGTTATGAATTAACTGTCACCAGGTCTTTGATTTGTGGTGGCACTCGTTTGCTTATTCTGTCTCTCTCATCCGATCGTTTAGATCTCTTCGTTCAAATCCCACCTTTGGACTTCTCTCCTTTACAccttttttacgttttttaattcacaagcAAAACGAAAAAACGCTTGAAAATCAGACACGTTTTACCTTTCCTTTTAACtgtccttttttattttctcttctcttctctacTCTTtctcgttttattttattttttacgttcCTTCTCGTGGTTCTTTTTTCTTCACTTACGCCGAgctttcatctttttttttctccaccGCTAGTCTTTTTTCAATGAAACGCTCGATTTGCCTACGTTTGATTGATTGAATGCACTTGCTTCTACTTTATGCCAGTAAAAGACCTCATAATTATACCGCGAAGCTCAGTTTCAACTCAATAaactttagtttaaataaaaatatctatcacTAAATTTTATTCCGTCTAAGTAAAATATCAGACAATAAGAACAATCAAGTAattgaagtgaaaaaaaaaaatgatagtagTTTGAAAcatgattaataatttgaatgtaGAATGTATAAAAGTTTGTCTTTTATCAACTCCCAAAGAGTACAAAGTGTTGCATCTTTCACGTCTGAAGCATCGATTCTTCCTAACTTGCTTctagtataattaattaagttaattatattgCAAAGTTTAGTATCTCGTGCATCCGCTTgacgtttaaaataaatataaaattttatcctgTCAATTTAtggttgatttaatttataataactttttttagtattttcattaaataaaaccatataattaaattataaataatacattgCTGAGGTATTGTActaatattacaataaataggAATTTACTTGATACATGAAATAATAGAATGTTGTATTACTGTTAGAGTTGTggtggatatttttttaaacccgGATTTTTTCAATTAGCGAGCAATTACAATGCCAGCGGCTGtcggttattattatttaaaacaatagatTGCGAGATACCGTAAGCTCTTTTCTCAGCAATTGtattcatcattatcattgCGAAATTCATTTGCATGAATtatctgaaaataataataatttaaatgaaagtgaaagtagaaaatttaaatgagaaaaatgttattaaaataatgatgtaggaaatattatttttcattctgtAATAATACTTATTATCGAGTTTGACgtgtgttttttttctcattctcCAGGATATCATTATagaataaattacattatggttattattattattattttttttttactaaatcaatatttttatttgcgttGAAAAAATAGCAAATGATCACGAATCACCGgcgtagtaaaaaaaagttttgttacTTTGTAGAATCATTACACTTACATGGGATTTAAGTAGTAGGTACCGAGTATAATCAGGCAAGTATAGGCTAAATGGAAAAGTGCGTGTCGTACTTGGTTGGAGTTACAAATTGTCCCTTTTCTGAGTAACCTTcgtaactaaattaaaattatgaaacattttttccccgtcaaaaataaaattttattagactaggctactttttttatggaggcatgaaaaatattgagttcTTGCTTTAGTTTAGGCTTCAGTGGCTTACTTTATCAtgatttaaaacgaaaaaggTGGTCAGGTTGAAATTTACTTGGTTTAGAATTTTTCGAGGTAaattttaagacgaaaaaGACGAGATCAAGTCAACACTGACTTGGTTCAGGTATTTGACTTTAAATATAAGATGATAAGatcaaaaaagttgaaaaaaatttaatttaagttgaaaaagtcgagatcttattgaaaaattctcggcaaattgatttcaaaagaaaataaggtgaagtgagcctgaatcaagttttatttttgacccgggttaGTACTGCTATTgcgtaaaaaaagtttcaaattttaataattataatagagtGTTCAAGAGacgaattttaatatttccattaACGCACGTGTAAGAATCGATGTTtacattgatttttgaaaaaattataattctgtTACGAGATTTATCTAGAAAGGGGACGAAATTGCACTTGTGTCTgctcatttattttacaaaaaaaaaaaaaaaaatgaatgataaataaatatcaaatggtTTTCATTGTGTTCTATTGACTAGATAAGATAAatttgttgttaaaaaaaaaagtgaattagtagaaggaaaaaattgattagcgtcaataattaaaaataaatgagatcGTAAAGAGATGACGTGGCTGCTTTGTGTCTTGACGAACGTTAATTTGTTTCTATACCACGAAACGGGAAATAATGTGTTGGCTGCAGGGTTCCTCCGgacaaaattactatttggGGATGTAATTTGGTAGTAGAGAAATGGGATCCACATAGTTGAGATAGGGGGAGTCTGTTGTATGTAGAATGCGGAGAAGTGATGGTACATTAATGGGGAAAGAGTAAAGGGTTTTCGGCTCCAGGTGTAAGAGAGGATAAGGGCTTGTCTTAGACGGGGAAACAAAGTGGGACAGAAACAGAGTGTTCTGATAGTGTGTACAGTGTTTGTATAAATGCAGGGTAAGAGGGATATATCAACAGCTCGTTCTACACTAACTAGACAAGGCGAAGAGACTCGAAAGATATTGCATCAGAGGGGAGATGATAACACGGCGACGGTGCATTAAATTGCATCCGGTCGTTTCAGGAATTTAGAACCCACAGTATACATACTTGGAGTTTACttctgtacttttttttcacaacctATACGGTAGCTTTTTCTGTTGCCCAACATGTTTATCCCGCACTTTgcttattcaattaattggcAGTAAGTGAAATTGACTGAgcacttaataaaaataatatgccaagtatttatttgaagCAAAGGAAAGTAAGACAGTGTGTTACTGTAATTGAGTTTGATATCAAGTATAATTGATACGAGTGTGTGTTGATCCCAGTTGGAGTGTGACAAGGggttaatttatctatttggCGGTTCTAATCGAACGGAGAGCCCTCGAGGTACAAGTGTCCTTCACCCTCACTGCTGTACACAGACAATTTCTATCCTCGGTTAACTTTCGTTCGTTAGTTGCCGCCCAACTCCACTTATCTACCCCTTCTCCTTCATCTCCGGGAGCTTTTCAGACTGGAAGTAGAGATAGTAAAGCTCGAATAGTAAGTAAAGTTAAGGCTTCATGACGCCTGCTTCTCTTCTACTCTGTCCTCGAGAGTTTAACGCAAGCAACAGCCTGCTTCCGTCgttactatataaatatatgtatgtatatgttgTACTTAATTTGCATCAGCGCTTAAAATAAATGCACCATCAGCACCCAAAGATCTACAGATAATCCTCGAGTGTGCAATATGTTTGTGTACAAATCATAAAGCAAGAACAAGTACCTAATACCCGTGtttcatttgaatattataatatgtttggttaaatattacattcattatttttatcactattaattcattttgttAACAAAATGGATAATGAGGGTATagttatgtatttataaatttattaaaatgtaattgaaTTGGGGTAAGTTTGTTTTAGCAGCCTCGAGGGCAATCAAGGGCAGTGGCACTGCATATCTATTCAGGATTTCATGTCCCGCAACATAACAGACGAGACAGCTCGTCCAGGCGCACtttgcattaaattataaacttaccCAGTGGAAATTGTTCTATCACATGTAAACATAGATCGCATATTTGACCACCAGATGAGTGAGTAATTCCACTGGATCCTTTTATCCATTTAGCTGTTCTGTCTCCGTGCCTTCAGCTCCTAATGTATCTGCCTTTTCCAAGTTAAGAGTCAGgggtaatttacataaaagtaaattttatgttagGCAAAAGGAAATGAATAGGCTGCagtttaaatgggaaaatggACAAATATGATTAAAGCGACTGTCGACAAACTAATACCGAGGAAAAGTTACGGTCTCTGGTAGTTTCAGTGAGTTTATCTTTAAAGGTTTTATATCCTGGGTTCAGTGggctgattattattaatttattcttttccatgtatgtatgaataaatttatgaaggacattttatttaaatgcataTAATTAATCTGAGTATCTATAGATATGTAGTATGGATGGAAATAGTGTAAAAGGTGTATTATTGTATCGCGTAGAACAATTTGCATGAACGTAAACCGTAAAACCACACGTTCGTTCGGGCGTTACCTAGATATCCCATGGTCTAAATAAGCTTGCTGGCAATTATAAATACACTAGAACGTGCGTCGAGTTCGAATcgaattttgtattttactcGTCGCGCTTGATCGACGAACCGTGACTTCCTGCTCTCACCCAATGCACAAACTATATAACGCCCTGGTGCTTGCACACGACGAAAATATCCGGACGATACGTTTACGGAATTTACAGTGTGACAGAAATACCCGGAGTTGGGGAGATAAAAAGAGACAGATAATTTCTGTTAGAGTATGACCCTGTGTATGTTAGTGTCCTTTGTACGTGCGCACGGGGAAAGAGAAAGCGACATGGCGGTACGTACCACCCATTTCCACGTACCCCGGGAGCCACTAATTCGTATTTAAAGCTTTATCGGACGTACCCGTACCCCGTCCAACAATTTCACGGTTCACAAGATCTGTGAACCTCTATATACTCTTTTCCCCGCTCTTTATATCCCCAGGCACGCTTCCTACTGATACTCGGCATACAATTCGTTCAAAATTTCCATTGTCTGCGTATATATTAACTCTTCCAATCAAGTGTCACTTCTACATGAGACTTTACACGCTATTGGATTTTCCCGcttctttttactttatttaaaaaagttaaataggGTAAAATTAGCCAATAACGATACTTTCGATAGAAAACAAGTTTTTGATCTCGAAGTAAATTTAGCTTGAGCAAGACGAGATAATTGTGGGGATAAAAAtgtttgttgataatttattatccaggatattttaaaatttactttttataacgATTATATAATTCATGATCCTTGCAGACTCTCACTgctttcatttattcattcaacTGAGTTTAATGTTTTCATTCGACTGATGTTAATTTATGTCAACTTGAATATCCCGAGTTCTTTATCTTAATCTCAATGTCATTCTCTAAAATATCCTTTTATGTGAATTGTCCCATCGCGCACCCAACCTTCAACTACTGCTATTGCTACTTCTACCTCTAGTATACTTGGCCGCACTTTGTTTCTTCTAGATGCAATTTTAATCTCGAATTCCGAGAAAATTACCTCGACGTCAAAGCTCCTTAAGCGGCTACTGCGAGATTGCTTTGGAGAACTGTCTTACTGCTTGATGCAAAACTATCAGCTCactaaatatacatatatacattgcTGTGTTCACTCAAATAATGCATTTTTAAACTGTCTTATACTCAAACAAATTAGCatccattttttaataaacatcaaaatcTAATTGGTAAAGATTTTTACTCACATTAAATAGTTCCAACTTACCGTTGATTGATCTTGATTATTTTGACATCGAACTGCAGTCAAGTGTGGAACATGAACGATGATTGTAGTAAAACAaggtaatgattaaaaaaaaaaaatagagcaaattttaattataatttcgttTTATTGATATACAAGATATACATCGTGGGTAGGCTCGGTGCCATAACGGCATTAAACGTGAGCACTCAGTGCTCAGATATGTCTCcaagatattattattattattgttattattatatttatatatatatatatattttttttttttattatttatatattattacttaattaaataaatttatttatactaatgTTCATtcgttattaaatattatttgtttaaaatttacagtcgTGTATCAAAACacttattgatttataaataataatctcttAGACCAACAGTTTGTGGTGTTTATTTACTTGtctgtttgtttgtttgtttatttgttgTTAGCAAAATCTAAAAGACGACATATTATTGAAGATATTAAATCATCaaggatttatttttcatcagagTATCGTTATGCATACAAAACGATGAGTTTTTAGTTAGCGAAGTGGTGCGCTCCCccgagaaaaataaataacaaacaataaattcCCCGAGGGATCGCTTCAGTCGACATTAGCAGACGGTTTTGTCTGCTTGGCAGACACCTTCTGGTCTCGCGAGAAACAACTTGCCGCTGGCACAGACACAGAGCTGGTAGATGTTTGATTCCCTCTGGTCACTCGAAGATCTCCCGTTTCGCGGtggctgctgctgctgctgttgctgctgctgttctCTGGTCGAGTGTCTCTGCACGGGTGTGCCCATTTTGAGATCCTTCAGGAAGACTGATTTAGCATCGATTCTGATAGCGCCCTCGATGCTCTGGAGCGTCAGGTCCAACAAACAGGATGCTAAAATTTCACCTGCCCTTGATTCTATTACTATTCGCTCCGGTGCTTTTATCTCGAGTGCTCTCGTTGCTGACTCTAGCCTATCAacagataaatataatgaaagtaatattcggtaatcaaatttattcacaaGATATACTAATAATTGTCTTCCAGAACAATGAATTTATCGCGCAAACAGAACAAGTGTGTTATAGCATGTCTGATAATAAAACAGAATCATCAAAACAACAAGTTAACGCAAGTCCGCACAACATAGCTTGGTATTCATTTGACTTAACGGATGTGTTGATAATTAAACTCGCTCGTAAGGTGAAAACTGATACTACCGGTCGTTTTGTTGCTCAGATACTATAGAAAATGTTATCCGTTTTCGTAGTCTGCTAGTCTGGATCCAATTGTTTCCCGTTAACTCGAACCCGTGCACACATTTTCCTCAGAGTATTTCCTGTACGACATATACATACAACTGAGACTGAATTTCAATTctatgaatataatttaacgcCCCAGAAAAGGTTTATTGTCCCAATGAATTTCCACATTGATGCTGACGGTAACAcaagtcaattaattatttatttattaatatttatacccGACGGGAAAAATTtctactgttattttttttttgtacagagAGGTAATATTTGTTGggtagatatatatagatatatataagatGATGTATAGATAGATCTGACGATTGAGAGGAAACTGGGATACAGAGGGATGAATGCACAAGAAAAGATATCTGGGGTGTGGGTGTGGGCCGGGGATGAGAATGAGTAGGAAGAATGCAATGGTGAGTTTGGGTTCGGGATTCTTAGGTGAATGGCTTTGTGCCAATGGATAGAGTGGCTGGATCGAGGGATTCGTGAGTATTACGATGCGTTGTTATTCCTCTCTGGTGGCGTTCATCGTCTATAGTCTAGCTATTTTATGTGTTCGAGAATGACGAAGCGAGAAACGAGAACCAAGAAATGAGAACTTTATCACCGAGTAGTAAGTTGAATGATGCTAGATATGAaatgttcaatttttattctctcACGGTTCATTGAATTTATGCTTCTTTACTCATAACTGTTCAGATCTGCTGAATAATCCAATAAAAgcttttcatatttttataacctaTTGTAATCACTTGCTGCGATACCCAATACCACAAAACTCGTGGAAGTTATAGAATTTATACTTAGttactcatttttaaattaatttttttttcgtacctCAGACTGTGGCCGGGCTCGGCTCGCACCAATGGAGTCTGCACACTTCCACGAAAGACAGCACCACCGACCCCAGTTACTTTCAAGGTCGCAGCTCCTACGACAACTTGGTCTCGGTCTGCTGAAAAAAGCACACCGCCTCTGGGATCCGTTATCCGGAAGCCTTTTGATACGCAGTCTACTCGATCTTCgcctttaattttaaaatacgattaattatttaaccagATTAACaattcaaagaaatttttaatttccagaGAGAGTAGAACGAATGCAGTGTAATCTTACTGAGTGTAAATCGTGCCAAGAGCCGGCCGTCGCGAGCTCTGGCAGAGGCTGTAAAGTTGCTCCATGATTCGAGCACAAGATTCCTCCCCTTTCTTGATCGTACACTTGATGCAATGAGAGCATCTAAAATAGCGGCCTGGCCCCTGAGTTCAATGCCGCCTGGTACGATTTTCAACGAGCCCATGCCTTCctgaaaaaataagaaaaaagatCATTAGGACGGGTTGATTATTTGTTCATCATGGGTCATGCCATATGACTTATGACTTGTTCTATCGACAAGAGCTTCTTAAGTAGCTTGCGATCATCACTGCATGGCACGAGAGTTAGATTTATTGAGTTTGTATTGGGTTCCGATGATTGGTTACTCAATTGGAAGCAATTGCCACGATGGAATTCAAACACACGAATAGTCGGACAATCCGAACTCTCGACTACCATCACATCTGTCTCGGCCGGGCTATAGTATATTCTATAGTATAGATAACAGTGCGGTCTGAGTTttacattataataaaaaccgCGGGAAGTTGACAGTGTATAAAGAAATCATTGACAAGATGATGTTGGAAGTGAGCTAGAAAAGATACTGTAAGTCtcagaaatcctagagaaatcctaaagaaaccttagaaaaatgtttttccttGACTTTTCTGTACTAGCGTTATTTTCAAAGACTTCTCTGAAgtttagagatatcctagagaaatcctagagaaaacctggagaaatcctaaagaaaacttagagaaaatttttccctttacttttattgccAGCGTTATCTAATTCATTAGTTCTGTCCCTAGCtttcagtttattaatttcaagtcTATCATAACTTAAtatgaacaataaaatatttacgctatatagtatatactcgggtcgaaaaatttgatctgttttttatcaactaaaaattttaagttatttttattcaattttattttttatttatatttaattaatatgtgaattttaatctagt
Above is a window of Microplitis demolitor isolate Queensland-Clemson2020A chromosome 1, iyMicDemo2.1a, whole genome shotgun sequence DNA encoding:
- the LOC103579033 gene encoding zeta-sarcoglycan isoform X1; this translates as MATSPTLSIAGTRARAAALLATTATGTGSTDRRVVFIASPPGASSHDTRTWPHNWTPSTTGSNYRISETSPHTEYKLRMSRGQANWSDEPEDTNGIARQSQPGQSTQPTQPPQPSSSTRACTPQHTEQHLPHTYGGFKFGLYGWRKRCLYSLVLGLMIIVILNLALTLWLLKVMEFSSEGMGSLKIVPGGIELRGQAAILDALIASSVRSRKGRNLVLESWSNFTASARARDGRLLARFTLSEDRVDCVSKGFRITDPRGGVLFSADRDQVVVGAATLKVTGVGGAVFRGSVQTPLVRAEPGHSLRLESATRALEIKAPERIVIESRAGEILASCLLDLTLQSIEGAIRIDAKSVFLKDLKMGTPVQRHSTREQQQQQQQQQPPRNGRSSSDQRESNIYQLCVCASGKLFLARPEGVCQADKTVC
- the LOC103579033 gene encoding zeta-sarcoglycan isoform X2, which encodes MSRGQANWSDEPEDTNGIARQSQPGQSTQPTQPPQPSSSTRACTPQHTEQHLPHTYGGFKFGLYGWRKRCLYSLVLGLMIIVILNLALTLWLLKVMEFSSEGMGSLKIVPGGIELRGQAAILDALIASSVRSRKGRNLVLESWSNFTASARARDGRLLARFTLSEDRVDCVSKGFRITDPRGGVLFSADRDQVVVGAATLKVTGVGGAVFRGSVQTPLVRAEPGHSLRLESATRALEIKAPERIVIESRAGEILASCLLDLTLQSIEGAIRIDAKSVFLKDLKMGTPVQRHSTREQQQQQQQQQPPRNGRSSSDQRESNIYQLCVCASGKLFLARPEGVCQADKTVC